In the Engystomops pustulosus chromosome 2, aEngPut4.maternal, whole genome shotgun sequence genome, one interval contains:
- the LOC140119863 gene encoding uncharacterized protein produces MYESETISEVENPISESEEGVDCSGGSYGQHLLSSYSEAEDNQSQSDDRSSGHKLGNIFPCFECGKSFIRESDLVEHQRIHTGDQSSPESGKSSAQNESHPGEKRFSCSECGKCFVHKGDVRRHQRVHTGERPFSCSECGKCFLHKEQFQRHQRTHTGEKPFPCSECGKCFSRKAHLQVHQRIHTGEKPFSCSECDKCFSSQIQLHRHRRTHTGEKPFSCIECGKCYSTKFELRGHQRIHTGEKPFFCSECGKCFSLKGHLKKHQRTHTGEKPFLCAECGNCFSFKVQLQVHQRTHTGEKPYLCTECGKCYTHKINLVKHQIIHTM; encoded by the exons ATGTATGAAAGTGAAACAATCAGTGAAGTAGAAAATCCCATATCGGAGTCAGAGGAAG GTGTTGACTGTTCAGGAGGCTCCTACGGACAACATCTTCTCTCTTCATATTCTGAAGCAGAAGATAATCAATCACAGAGTGACGATCGAAGTAGTGGACATAAACTAGGAAATATCTTTCCATGTTTTGAATGTGGGAAATCTTTCATTAGGGAATCGGATCTCgttgaacatcagagaattcacacaggagaccaGTCATCTCCTGAAAGTGGGAAAAGTTCTGCCCAAAATGAAAGTCATCCAGGGGAGAAGCGgttttcttgttcagaatgtgggaaatgctttgtgcATAAGGGTGATGTTCGGAGACATCAGAGAGTTCACACAGGGGAGCggccattttcatgttcggaatgtgggaaatgttttctgcatAAAGAGCAATTTcagagacatcagagaactcacacgggggagaaaccatttccatgttcagaatgtgggaaatgtttttcgcGTAAAGCTCATCTTCAGGtccatcaaagaattcacacaggggagaagccattttcttgttcagaatgtgataAATGTTTCTCCTCTCAAATTCAACTTCACAGACATCGGAGaacccacacaggggagaagccattttcgtgtatagaatgtggaaaatgctaTTCAACAAAATTTGAACTCCGGGgacatcagagaatccacacaggggagaagccatttttttgttcagaatgtgggaaatgtttttcactTAAAGGCCATCTTaagaaacatcagagaactcacacgggagagaagccatttttatgtgctGAATGTGGAAATTGCTTTTCGTTCAAAGTTCAACTTCAGgtccatcagagaactcacacaggggagaagccgtatttatgcacagaatgtgggaaatgttacacCCATAAAAtaaatcttgttaaacatcaaatAATTCACACTATGTAA